The window CGCTGCCGACCCGTGCGCCGGGAAGACCTGCGCGCCCAGCCTCTCCTGCCGCGACGGGGTCTGCGTGGCCGACGCCTGCGTGGGCGTGGCCTGCGGCCAGGGCCAGCAGTGCCGGGCCGGGGTCTGCGAGGACGACCCGTGCGCCGGCGTCACCTGCCCGGCCGGCCAGTGCCGCGACGGCCAGTGCTTCGCGGTGCGCCGCCCGGCCGAGGGCACCGGCGCCGGCGGCGAGGGCTCGAGCGGCTGCGGCTGCGGCGGCGGGGCCGGCTCGCCGCTGGCCCTGCTCGGGCTCCTGCTGGCGCTGCCGCTGGCGCGGCGGCGGCGGCCCGGCCGGGCCTCGCCGCGCGGCGGGCTCCTGCTCCTGGTGGTGCTGGCCGGCCTCCCGGCCGCCGGCTGCCAGAAGGCCGCCGCCCCCTTCGACCCGCTGGCCTGCGCCGCGCTGGCGGTGCCGCTCGGCACCTGCGAGACCGAGTCCCGCTGCATCGACCACTTCAACGACCCGTCCCACTGCGGCGCCTGCGGCCAGGCCTGCGGGGCCGGCAACTGGTGCGTCGACGGCGTGTGCGGCCCGGCCAGCACGGTGGCGCCGCGGCTCACCGGGGTGAGCCCCTCCCTGGCCCCCACCGGCGGCCTGGCCCCGGTGGCGGTGACGCTCACCGGCGAGCGGCTGGCCGACGGCGCCTCCCTGCGCGCCTCCAGCGACTTCGGCACCGTCACCGTGCCCACCACCCGCCAGGCCAACGGCTCGCTGCTGGCCTCGCTCGACCTCTCGGGCGCCGCGGCCGGCACCTGGGTGCTGCGGGTGGTCAACCCGGACCTGGTCATCTCCAACGGGCGGGCCTTCGGGGTGGTCATCCCCACGCCGGTCATCACCGCGGTGGTCCCGGTGCCGGACCTCTCGCCCGGCGCCTCGCCGCCCCAGGTGGTGGCCGGCGGCCTGCGCACCCTGCGCCTGGTCGGCACCGGCCTCATGGTGGGCAGCGCCTGCCGCCTGGGCGGGTCCACCCTGTCGGAGCGCGAGGTCCCGGCCGAGCTGACCGCGGCGGGGCTGGAGTGCCAGGCCGACCTCTCCTCCGTGCAGCCGGGCCGCTACGACGTCTGGGTGGTGAACGACGCCGACCACGTCTCGGCGCGCGCCCCCTTCCAGGTGGTGAGCGCCGCGCCGGTGCTGACCACCCTGGCCCCGTCCTCGGCCCGCTTCAACACCACCACCGGCGTCCAGCTCTTCGGCTCCGGCTTCGACGTCACCAGCAAGGTCTGGTTCACCGGGCCCGGCTTCCCGGCCGGCCTGGCGCAGAACACCACCTTCGTGGACCCCACCCGGCTCATCGTGGACCTGCTCGACCTGCAGCGCTGCCCCGCCGCGCCCTGCCCGGTCACCGACCCCACCCACCGCTACACGCTGGAGGTGCGCAACGGCCCGCAGGTCTCCGAGCAGAAGGAGCTCTTCGTCGAGGCCGCCACCCGCACGGTGAGCGCCATGGCCCCGGTCACCGCCTACCAGGGCGACCTGCAGCCCGTCACCATCAGCGGCAGCGGGCTGTCCGGCAGCCTGCTGCAGGTGCGGCCGCCGGGCGGCGCCTTCGCCACCGCCCCCCTCGACCCGCTCAGGCCCAACACCGACGGCGCCATCTCCGGGGTGGTGGACCTGGTCGGCACGCCGCCGGGCGCGGCGCCGGCCGGCAGCTGGGACGTGCGGCTGCTCTACCCCACCGGCGCCACCTCGGCCTCCTTCTCGCTGCGGGTGGACTCCAACCGGGCCATCATCGTGGCCACGCCCCAGCCGGCCGGCGGCGAGGCCGGGCTCACCGTGGCGGTGACGCTCACCGTCGCCAACCTCCGGCCGCCCCTGTCGGCGGTGCGGGTGCGGCTCTCCGACCCCACCCCCGGCGCCACCTTCACCCTCGAGCCCACCCCGCTGTCCTTCCCTGCGGCCGACAAGGTGGTGGTGTCGCTGCCGCTGGCCGGCCTCCAGACCAAGGTCTACGCCCTGGCCGTGGTCAACCCCAGCGGCGCCGCCCCCTCCAACCCGTACAACTTCACGGTGCTGCCCGGGCAGCCCACCGTGACCTCGGTGGCCTGCACCAGCCTGCCGCCGGCCGCCGGCGCGCTCTGCCCGTCGGCCTCCTCGGCCCGGCAGCAGGCGACGCCGGTGCCGGTGCGCATCGACGGGACCAACTTCGCCAGGCCGGACGCGGCCGGCAACAACGGCTCGCAGGTGCGGGTCTCGTCCGCCGCGCTCGGCGTGGTGGACCAGCTGCTGCCCGCGGCGGCCGTCACCGTGACCTCGGCCACCCGCATCGACGTGGCGCTCGACACCACCCTGGCGGTGCCGGGCACCTACGCGCTGTCGATCTGGAACCAGGGGGGCGCCCAGCGCTCGACGCCGCTGGCCGGGGCCTTCACCATCCTGCCCTGAGCGGCCGGCTAGAGGCCGGAGGAGCCGATGGCGCGGGCCACCAGCTGGACCGCCGCGGCCGGGTCGAAGGGCTTCTTCAGGATCTCGTCGGCCCCGATGCGCCGGTAGGTCTCGACCTCCTTGTCGCCGATGCGCGAGCTCATCAGCACCAGGTAGGTCTTCTTCCAGTGCGGGTGGGCCTTGATGAGCCGGCACACGTCGGCCCCGTTCAGCTTGGGCATGTAGATGTCGAGCAGCAGGGCGTCCGGGTCGGCCGAGGCCATCTTGCGGAAGACCTCCTCGCCGTCGCTGGCGGCGGCCACGGCGTAGCCGCCCTCCTCGAAGGCCGCGGTGAGCGCGTCGATCACCGCCTGCGAGTCGTCCACCACCAGGACGGTCTTCTTCCGGGCCATCGGTCCCCCCTTATACCTCGCCGGCCCGACCCGGTGTGAGCGGGCCCCGGGCCCGCGCCGGGGGCCGCGCCCCGTGGTAGATCACGCCGGTCATGACCACCCCACCCCGCGTCCGCTTCGCCCCCTCCCCCACCGGCTACCTGCACATCGGGGGCGCCCGCACGGCGCTCTTCAACTGGCTCTGGGCGCGCAAGACCGGCGGCACCTTCCTCCTGCGCATCGAGGACACCGACAAGGAGCGCTCCACCCAGCAGGCGGTGGAGGCCATCTTCGACGGGATGCGCTGGCTGGGGCTGGACTGGGACGAGGGGCCGGGCAGGCCGGGCCGGAGCGGCCCGTACTTCCAGACCGAGCGGCTCGAGCTCTACCGGGCCCACGCCGAGCGGCTCATCGGGGAGGGCAAGGCCTACGCCTGCACCTGCACCCGCGAGGAGCTGGACGCCGGGCGCGCCCGGGCCGAGGCCGCCAAGGTGCAGTACCGCTACCCCGGCACCTGCCGCGACAAGGCCTACGACCGCTCGCAGCGCCACGTCATCCGCTTCCGCATGCCCGACCACGGCGCCACCGGCTGGGACGACCTGGTGAAGGGGCCCATCTCCACGCCGCACGAGACGCTGCAGGACGAGGTCATCCTGCGCAGCGACGGCGTCCCCCTCTACAACTTCGGCGTGGTGGTGGATGACGTCACCATGGGCATCACCCTGGTGGCCCGCGGCGACGACCACGTCAACAACACGGCCCGCCAGATCCTCATGTACCAGGGGCTGGGCGCCGGCCTGCCGGTCTTCGCCCACCTGCCCATGATCCTGGGGGCCGACGGCAAGCGGCTCTCCAAGCGCCACGGCGCCACCAGCGTCACCGACTACCGGGACATGGGCTACCTGCCCCAGGCGCTGGCCAACTACCTGGTGCGCCTGGGCTGGTCGCACGGGGACCAGGAGATCTTCACCATGGAGGAGCTGGTCCAGTACTTCGACTGGGCCCAGGTGGGCGCCACCGCCGGCGTGTTCAACCTGGACAAGATGCTCTGGGTGAACCACCAGTGGCTGCGGGCGCTCTCCGACGACGACCTGGCGCGCGGCGCCCTGCCCTTCTTCCGCACCGCCGGGCTGCCGGCCCAGGACGACCAGAAGCTGCGCCTGGTGGTGCGCCAGCTGCGCGAGCGGGCCAAGAGCTTCGCCGAGATCGTGGCGCAGGCCCGCGCCTTCTACGCCCCCATCCAGCTCGACCCCAAGGCGGCGCTGAAGTTCCTCACCCCGGAGACCAGGCCGCTCCTCCAGGCCATCCGCGACGGCCTGGCCGGCCTGGAGGCCCCCGACGCCCCCCAGCTCGAGGCGCTCTTCGACCAGGTGGCCGCCG is drawn from Anaeromyxobacter sp. and contains these coding sequences:
- a CDS encoding glutamate--tRNA ligase, which codes for MTTPPRVRFAPSPTGYLHIGGARTALFNWLWARKTGGTFLLRIEDTDKERSTQQAVEAIFDGMRWLGLDWDEGPGRPGRSGPYFQTERLELYRAHAERLIGEGKAYACTCTREELDAGRARAEAAKVQYRYPGTCRDKAYDRSQRHVIRFRMPDHGATGWDDLVKGPISTPHETLQDEVILRSDGVPLYNFGVVVDDVTMGITLVARGDDHVNNTARQILMYQGLGAGLPVFAHLPMILGADGKRLSKRHGATSVTDYRDMGYLPQALANYLVRLGWSHGDQEIFTMEELVQYFDWAQVGATAGVFNLDKMLWVNHQWLRALSDDDLARGALPFFRTAGLPAQDDQKLRLVVRQLRERAKSFAEIVAQARAFYAPIQLDPKAALKFLTPETRPLLQAIRDGLAGLEAPDAPQLEALFDQVAAARGLGLGKVAQPVRVALTGGTASPGIHDVVLILGRAESLARLDAALAGIP
- a CDS encoding response regulator, producing the protein MARKKTVLVVDDSQAVIDALTAAFEEGGYAVAAASDGEEVFRKMASADPDALLLDIYMPKLNGADVCRLIKAHPHWKKTYLVLMSSRIGDKEVETYRRIGADEILKKPFDPAAAVQLVARAIGSSGL